A single window of Nicotiana sylvestris chromosome 3, ASM39365v2, whole genome shotgun sequence DNA harbors:
- the LOC138888414 gene encoding uncharacterized protein, with amino-acid sequence MQDSSFGKVISKSSRKCFKFFSVLKKQKQFERTGKCQQALKNLKEYLSNPPLLAKPKDGERLIIYLVVSEMAISAVLVREDKVIDYPVRNILHKQELSGRLSKWAIELSECDIAYQRRTAIKLQVLADFVADFSRRIVPEAEKELQVFTGSNPDTWTLFTDSSSNVKGAGLGIVLILPSGETIRQAIKCHLITNNEAEYEAVITGLELARELGIEQIIIKSDSQLVVNQM; translated from the exons ATGCAAGATAGCAGCTTTGGGAAGGTTATTTCTAAGTCTTCGAGAAAATGTTTTAAATTCTTTTCTGTATTGAAAAAGCAAAAACAGTTCGAGAGGACTGGTAAATGTCAACAAGCACTCAAAAATCTAAAAgagtacttgtcaaacccaccgtTACTGGCTAAACCAAAGGATGGAGAAAGGCTAATCATCTATCTCGTTGTATCAGAAATGGCGATAAGTGCAGTATTAGTACGTGAAGacaaag TGATCGATTATCCTGTAAGGAATATATTGCATAAGCAAGAACTGTCAGGTAGGTTATCCAAGTGGGCTATAGAACTCAGTGAATGTGATATCGCATACCAACGTAGAACTGCGATAAAATTGCAGGTTTTAGCAGATTTTGTGGCGGACTTCAGTCGAAGGATAGTGCCTGAAGCAGAAAAGGAACTACAGGTATTCACTGGATCTAATCCGGATACTTGGACCCTATTTACTGATAGCTCCTCGAATGTTAAAGGAGCGGGTTTAGGCATTGTTCTAATCCTACCTTCAGGAGAAACCATAAGGCAGGCAATAAAGTGTCATCTCATTACTAATAATGAAGCAGAATACGAAGCTGTAATTACAGGTCTGGAATTGGCAAGAGAACTCGGAATAGAgcagattataatcaaaagtgaCTCGCAGCTTGTAGTTAATCAAATGTAG